The Balneola sp. MJW-20 genome window below encodes:
- a CDS encoding 2OG-Fe(II) oxygenase: protein MFSDDQWLEWLDELAEKDFVVVDDFISEEMFSSVMSFFRSAEENDKLKKAGIGSTDDFTVKPEVRGDFIYWLDEDRDQQISVFFNLMTELQEKLRRFCFLSLAASEFHIAKYPAGSHYDKHLDQFTGRNNRLITVLIYLNEHWKEGDGGELLIHGFEKEIKIPPVARRLLLFKSDVIEHEVLKTNVPRYSLTGWLLHKDSAVVF, encoded by the coding sequence ATGTTCAGTGATGATCAGTGGTTAGAATGGCTGGACGAACTCGCAGAAAAAGACTTCGTTGTTGTCGATGATTTTATCAGCGAAGAAATGTTCTCTTCGGTCATGAGTTTTTTCAGGTCTGCTGAAGAAAACGATAAGCTTAAAAAAGCCGGGATAGGTTCAACAGATGACTTCACGGTAAAACCGGAGGTACGCGGAGACTTTATTTATTGGCTGGATGAAGATCGTGACCAGCAGATATCCGTTTTTTTTAACCTGATGACTGAGCTGCAGGAAAAGCTGCGGAGGTTCTGTTTTCTGAGTCTGGCTGCATCCGAATTCCATATTGCCAAATACCCGGCTGGATCTCATTATGATAAACACCTGGATCAGTTTACCGGTCGAAATAACCGTTTGATCACGGTGCTCATCTACCTCAATGAACACTGGAAGGAAGGTGACGGGGGAGAATTGTTAATACACGGATTTGAAAAGGAAATAAAAATTCCACCTGTGGCACGAAGGCTGCTACTTTTTAAGTCTGATGTGATCGAACATGAAGTTCTGAAAACAAATGTACCCAGATACAGTTTAACCGGTTGGTTATTGCATAAAGACAGCGCTGTAGTATTCTAG
- a CDS encoding DUF3820 family protein yields MDPEFMIKLVRARMPYGKYKHGFITDLPVHYLEWMEKQGWPNGMLGQYLATMYEIKTNGLDRILDPIKREHR; encoded by the coding sequence ATGGACCCTGAATTTATGATAAAACTGGTACGCGCACGTATGCCCTATGGTAAATACAAGCACGGCTTTATCACCGATCTGCCGGTTCATTATCTGGAGTGGATGGAAAAACAGGGATGGCCTAATGGAATGCTCGGTCAATACCTGGCAACCATGTATGAGATCAAGACCAATGGCCTCGATCGTATCCTGGATCCTATAAAAAGAGAGCATCGGTAA